TTAGTTCAGGTTTCGTTAGCAGCGACGACCCGGTCGTCATGACGTCATCCGTAACGGAACCACAATTTGTTCTGTGGacttcttcctgtttctgcccGTCACAATAAAAGCATTCGTCTCACACAGTCAGCGGCTCAGACTCTCTGTGATGTCATAGATCTGATACGTCAGTCTGATGTTTCCATCTGAACTTTGCTCTGAGCACATACCTCAAAACTCTTGAAAACATTCTTTACTGGTTTCTGCACCATTTTACCGCCGAGCCTCTCAGTTTCACCTCCAGCTGCACACAGAGCTTCTCCCAGAAGTCTCACTGGTTTTCTTTCATGTGTTTCCTGGTTTTTTGATGGCAGCCTGTcctgtatttgtgtttttaaaggcgGTGTTCCTCGTGCTGTGAGAGGGAACCAGTATTTGACTTGGTTCTCTTGAAAGTGTTCAAGTATTAGTAAGGTGATCCTGCCTGGACTGTTCTCCAGCTGATAATTACTCGTCATGATGATGTCTGAGTGTCTGCAGCAGTGAACGAAATCTTTATATTTAAGCACCTTTTCATTGGCGAGCCGTCAGACGCTAACAAGACTCTTAATTAGTGTTTTATTAAGGACGAGTCCGTCGGAACAGCCGAGCCACTTACAGCCCTGAAACGTGTAAAACAGAGAGCCGCTCGTAaccgtgcgtgtgtgtgtgtgtgtgtgtgcgtgtgtgtgtgtgtgtgtgtgtgtgtgtgtgcgtgtgtgcgtgtgtgtgtgtgtgcgtgtgtgtgtgtgtgcgtgtgtgtgtgcgtgtgtgtgtgtgtgtgtgtgtgtgtgtgtgtgttcagtcccCACAGTACAGTTCAGGCGGCAGCTACGACAGCATGAAAATGGACTTGAGCGCCGAAGACTTGACCGTGGGGCGTCATGGCAGCCAGGGCGCTCCcgatgatgatgacgacgacCACGACGACCATGACGACAACGACAAGATGAACGACACGGAGGGCGTCGACCCCGAGAGATTAAAAGCCTTTAATGTAAGTGAGAGACGGCGCTTTGAATGACGTCCATCAACAAACGTTATGCTGATAAACAGAAATGTCGGACAGCTGTTCGAGGCATCGATCCAAAGCACGGCACATCTGAACCTTCATCCACTTTTATTATCACAATCTACCGAATGATCAAAGCTAGCGTTAGCTGTGCTTCCAGACACTGCAGACAGGTGTTCACACGCTCTGCCCAGCAGAGACGAACAGCCAACGACCGTTTGCTTAGAGCGAAGAACAGAAAAGGAGCAGAGGATGCTGATCAGTGCTGATCACATCTGTGCAttgaaaatgctccaaaaggctcCAACAACACAAGCATGGtgcagaggtccagttcagccTAGCAGACAGTCAGTCAATAGGCCACACCCCCTACAGATGCAAACTTAAGacttaaaaccatttaaacagGTGTTATGAGAACAGTCCAGCTGttatctttgtctttgttcaACTCCTCTCCAGTGTATGAACTGTGTCAATGCATGTAGGCAttacctgctgtgtgtgtgcactctcCTGCAGATGTTTGTGCGTCTGTTTGTGGACGAGAACTTGGATCGGATGGTGCCTATCTCCAAGCAGCCTAAGGAGAAGATCCAGGCCATCATCGAGTCCTGCAGCAGACAGTTCCCAGAGTTCCAGGAACGCGCCCGCAAGCGCATCCGCACCTACCTCAAATCCTGCCGTCGCATGAAGAAGAACGGCATGGAGGTACTGCAACATGCATGCTGCTCTTCTTCTTTGCTTATTTCTTTAATCTGCTCCACCCTGGAGGTCCCTGCAGGGGGCGTCTGCGAGACGAGGGGACCGGTTCTCAAAGGTTAGCTGGGATGGTTGAACTTCTGTAGAGTCGCATTTAAAGTGAAGGTCTCAGATGGACTGAAGCGGTTTGTTCACTGTGACCTAAACACAAGGTCAGAAGGACGGGGGCTAAAGAGGACACGAGCTCAGGATAATATACCAAAGGAACAGGTACAGGTGCCTGCAGTGGAACATGTGACAAAGACACTCGGAGCTCGTGTCCCACGCAGTCACAGCGCGTCTCTGTCACGGTGCTCACGTCTGCGTCCACAGAGGGCAAAGGTCAGAGCCAGGAGCTTTCACAGGTGatcatcacagctgagtctgAGCTCTGAAGGTCAATGTCATAAATGTAGTCTGAGAGTGTGGAGGACAAACTGACCAATCACGGCACAGTCTCTGCTGCCCCTGGTGGTGGAGACACACATGCTTGGATAGCTGATGTTATTCTTCATCATCTAAGCTTTCTTGTCCTTCATCTCCTGCTGTTTCATCTTCTTCTTATTCTggttcttcctcctcatcctctttttcttcttgtttttcctcttctccTCACAGATCATCAGTTTaccttcatcttcctctcccaccTGTAAACCTCTTATTTTCCATCTTCAGGCTCTTCCTCCCTGTGGTGCCCTCATTCTTCAtctccacctcctcttcctcagtgtGTTTTCCTCCTCGCTGTGAGCTGAAGCGGTTTGACTACCTTCTCCTGGACGTTTCCTTCCACTCTCACGATCACTCCTCATGTTCTCCTGCTGATCGCTTTTTTAGCTCGTTGGttaattgttctgtttttttctgctgtggATGATTTTCCTTGATGTTAGTGATGTGAACGTGATGATGAAGAACCCGAAGACTCTGACCCTGAGCTTCTGTTGTTTTCAGACCCGCCCCACTCCACCTCACCTCACCTCGGCCATGGCTGAGAACATCCTGGCTGCTGCCTGCGAGAGCGAATCACGCAACGCTGCCAAGAGGATGCGCCTCGAAGCCTACCACGTGAGTTCCTGCGGTGCTTCCACAGTTGTGTCCGACACAGAGCTGCTTTACTGACGGCTTCCAGCGAGAGGCGCTCTCTCCTTTCTGATCAGAAAACCCCGAAGGAACATCAGGGCTTCAGTGCTGGTGTCAAACATgaggcccgcgggccagagtcaGCCCGACAAAGATTCCGATCCAGCTCACTGTGGAAAATGTGAAGCAGTGCATACATACAGCTGATAGAGACCATTCACACCACAGCAACCGACGAGCAATTTAAGGTTCCTGTTTTTCAAAAAGTAAGGAATATTATCTGTGACACAAACCCGACTGATGACCACAGAACAGCAGCGCTGACACGTTTCTGTCATTTACAGCAGCAGCGTCTCCTcatcatgcagacacacacatgctgtgGCCCCTGCACAGCCCTGACTCACAGCCATGTTTCAGGGACGAAATGTGCAGGACAGGGGCGAGGACAGTGTGGAGGACAGGGGCGAGGACAGGGGCGAGGACGGTGTGGAGGACAGGAGCGAGGACAGTGTGGAGGACAGTGTGGAGGACAGGGGCGAGGACAGTGTAGAGGACAGGAGCGAGGACAGGGGCGAGGACAGTGTAGAGGACAGGAGCGAGGACAGGGGCGAGGACGGTGTGGAGGACAGGGGCGAGGACAGTGTGGAGGACAGGGGCGAGGACAGTGTGGAGGACAGTGTGGAGGACAGGGGCGAGGACAGTGTGGAGGACAGGAGCGAGGACAGTGTGGAGGACAGTGTGGAGGACAGGGGCGAGGACAGTGTAGAGGACAGGAGCGAGGACAGGGGCGAGGACAGTGTGGAGGACAGGAGCGAGGACAGGGGCGAGGACGGTGTGGAGGACAGGGGCGAGGACAGGGGCAAGGACAGTGTGGAGGACAGGGGCGAGGACAGTGTGGAGGACAGTGTGGAGGACAGGGGCGAGGACAGTGTGGAGGACAGGGGCGAGGACAGTGTGGAGGACAGGAGCGAGGACAGGGGCGAGGACGGTGTGGAGGACAGGGGCGAGGACAGGGGCAAGGACAGTGTGGAGGACAGGGGCGAGGACAGTGTGGAGGACAGGGGCGAGGACAGTGTGGAGGACAGGGGCGAGGACAGTGACGAGGACAGGGTCAAGGCGAGGACAGTGTCAAGGACAGGGGCGAGGACAGGGGCGAGGACAGGGGCGAGGACGGTGTCAAGGAGGGCGTGGACAGTGTGGAGGACAGTGTGGAGGACAGGGGCGAGGACAGTGTGGAGGACAGGGGCGAGGACAGGGGCGAGGACAGTGTCAAGGACAGTGTCAAGGACAGGGGCGAGGACAGGGGCGAGGACGGTGTCAAGGAGGGCGTGGACAGGGGCGAGGACAGTGTGGAGGACAGGGGCGAGGACAGTGTGGAGGACAGGGGCGAGGACAGGGTGGAGGACAGGGTCAAGGCGAGGACAGTGTGGAGGACAGGGGCGAGGACAGGGGCGAGGACAGGGGCGAGGACAGTGTGGAGGACAGGGGCGAGgatatggcgttatttttgtgcctctATTCTGAGAAAATTTGAGTTTAATTTGAGCGAACAAAATTCCTtacagtgtttgctattatccgtatacacacacactaacagccCCGCTCACCCAGTTGTTGGTGTTTGCTCTTGCATTATTATTAGTAgcgctgtcagcgttaatctctgTTAGCGCAGATTCCCCGTGCGAGAGGCTGCATGGCGTCTACAGGTTAGCACGGTTAACTCGTTAGcgccgtgcagccccacgcacaCGTTAATGCGATTATggcgctgacagcactaattatTACCACTCCACTGGGTTTAGCTGCCATCACACCTGTGATGTGTTGGTTATCCATACAACATTCAGAGCTGTAGTTGGACACGCCCACGGCAGGCGGTGCCCATGATCATGAATATGTTTCGAAGCTGCTGTGAGTGCAGTTTGCGTTTATCAACTTTCCAGTTTTGGAAGTTTTTCTTTAATTCCATGAGAGAAAAATCCCCTGTCAGCATCAGCATTCCTGCTTCCTGTCCCCAtcgtgctgtttttattttgaaaagctccTGACTTCCTTGTCCTTCCTCAGGATGAGCAGATCACTCTGGATAAGCCGTCCGGGGTCGGAGGCGTTCTGAGGGAGCCGGCGTCCCTCGCTCACTCCGCCTACTCATTGGCCGCCTCAGCCTTCTCCTCCCAGGAGTCCCAGCTCTATATCAACGGCGCTGGCCTCAGCTACGGTTACCGTGGATACCCAGGCCTGAGCGCCACCATGCAACACCCTGTTTCCTTGACAAccggtgctgctgctgccgctgctgctgttgctggtcAGACCAACGGTAAGTGATGACACAAGCAGTCCGTCTTTTACTTACAGATTGTTGGGTGTGGTTTCATCATCAAAGGTCCAAAGTTGAAATGTTCGGGTCCTTCCTGTGGATGTTTTCTCGTGTCAGGAACATATTTTATGTAATATCACATTATTTCTAAGTAATGACATCATGATGTCGACCGTGTTCCTCTGCAGGCCCCACTGACCTCAGCATGAAGTCTCACTCCTCCACCAACGTCAGCAACTCCTCCTCTTCTGTTGCCGCCAACAGCCTCGGTGGGCGGGGcagtggtggtggaggagggggcGGGGCGTCGACCCAGCTCAGCCAGCCAGAGATCACGGCCGTGCGTCAGCTGATCGCTGGATACCGAGAGTCAGCCGCCTTCCTGCTGCGCTCAGCAGACGAGCTGGAAAACCTCATCCTGCAGCAGAActgatctcacacacacacacacacacacacacactaccccGTCACGTTTCCTGCGCCCTCGCCGGCCTCGCCTGGTTTTGAAACTGTGGCGACCGTTTGGAGGAAAACGGGAACCTGAGGCCGCAGCGAGGGCGGAGAATCCACCGAATCCTGCCTGAGAACAAAACCCGGAACGCCGCAGGAAGCTCGGCTCCTCTGCGGAGGCGCCTCACaatcacagaggaggaggagcaaagACTCTCTGGGGAGCTGTGGGGTCGATCTTCTTCTGGTTATAAAAACGACGTCGCGTTGAGGCTGTCTGTTTTCGGACGCTGTCCGTTTCTTTGTTGGGACGTTTTCTCTTTCGTGATTTTTCCGTTGGACTTTTTTaaagtgaaagaagaaaaagaacagaCTGTTCGTGTTCGCCTGTATATAAGCTCTCTGTGTCCTTCAGCACTTTCTCCTCACCTCTGACCTCACCCCGTCCTTGCCCTTGGCCCCGGGAGCCGCGCGCTCACTTATGCATCCGAGACGCCATTTTGACCGCCAGGAAATACCTCAGATCAGACCTGCCAATCAAACGCTCAGCTCCTGCAGGTGAAGCCGGGTTTCTCCGCCTCCTGATGTCGTCAgcgtttctttcttttctgagGAGAGTCGTGCACGTGTGCGCAGGTTTACCTCCAGCTTCTATGAAACCTCAGCATctgtccctcctcctcctcctcttcttcttctctctgtttGGACCTACTCTCCGGCTCTTCTTCGTGGACCtaaacctcctcctcttcctcaggcTTGAGGATGAGGAGGACTGCTCCGtcttactgtgtgtgtctgttaaaCTCTGAGATggccattattattattgttgttattactaTGATTATAATGATGAACTTTCATGTTGCTGCTGCTATTTTAAAAACCGGACCTTCTGCCATAGACCTGAAACCTCAACACAGCCGGGCGGTAGCTCGCCGCAGTGCCCCGTGAAAACACGACCAACCGGCTCAGAGAGCGACGGTCCGATCCGGCGCTCCTCTCTGTCCCGCTGGCTGCTTGGTTGgctgctttctttgttttgcttcATAGGGCTCGATTCCTGTCGTGTTTTGTGACTTTCTAACTGTGAATCTTCTTCTTTTCGGACCCTCCCCTCAGTTTGGAGGGCACGGGGAGGGCTGTACAAACTTCTAGTCCCGTGTAGATTAATACTATCTGTTTGTTTACTAGTGTGTAACTTGTGATTAGTCTGAGAGGAAAGTGAGGCAGCAGATAAGTGGAGCGGGAGCTCCTCCCTCAGGTTCTCAGCCATGTTGGAATCACTCCTGATGTTCTGGTCCCTGCTTACGCTCTGCTGCTTGAAGAGTTTGACGTTTGTGGAAATAGGATTTGCTTTCAAGTTAGATGAAAATCTGACCTCATTGTTGTACCTGTCTGTAAATTTTAGCTGCACCTTCCAACCCTGGAGCTCTagaagctgcagttcctctgatgtCCTCTGGAGGCTCCAGTGGTGGGTCGGCctcatagactcccatgttaaaactttAGAGCAGAGGTTAACATGCTTATGGCTCAGCAGTAGCTTCTGGACCATATAGGATACAAGACAGTAGCCCTAAGCTAGCTTAGCTTTAAACACTAGAAGCTGGGGGAAGTGGCTAGCTTACTCATTAGCATGTTATGCCCTGTAAAAAGAAGccatactaaaaaaaaagagagaaaacataaCATGTTAGCTGGTGCTCTGTACAGGTATAAGCagattttctgacctttaaacAGAGCCAGGCTAGCTGTTTACCCCTGCCTGCAGTCTttgagctaagctaagctagctgTCAGAACATCAAACGTCCCATCAGGATCTCTGCAAGGAAGCAAGTTATTTCCCCAAACTCAAACTCTTCCTTTAATTCTCGTTCTCATCACCACTGAGTACTTTTGTCTTTTGATAGCGTTGTTTAAagataattatttttcattatgtgaaatTTAGCTTCAAAGTGCATTTTGAACCTCAGCTCGTTAAGGCCCTCGGGCTCAGTAAGGCCTCGGGCTCGTTGGGGCCTCGGGCTCGTTGGGGCCTCGGGCTCAGTAAGGCCTCGGGCTCGTTGGGGCCTCGGGCTCGTTGGGGCCTCGGGCTCGTTGGGGCCTCGGGCTCGGTAGGGCCTCGGGCTCGTTGGGGCCTCGGGCTCGGTAAGGCCTCGGGCTCGGTAAGGCCTCGGGCTCGTTGGGGCCTCGGGCTCGGTAAGGCCTCGGGCTCGTTGGGGCCTCGGGCTCGTTGGGGCCTCGGGCTCGTGGGGCCTCGGGCTCATTAGGAGTTTGGGCCCTCGTTGAGGCCTCAGGCGCTCGTTAGGGACTTGGGCTCGTTAAGCTCCTGGTTTCCTGGATGATGCTCTGCTTCTATTATGGTTTCTACTCAGCTCGACGGTCATTTCACTCTAATTTGCTCCCTTTTTGCACAGCGAGGAAAGCAACAGTCATCTGTGATGTGAAGGGGCGGAGCCCCTTTGTGTGAGTGTATGCATGTTTGCTCAGAGGGACCGCCCCCAACCCCCCACGCCCCGCTCTGCTGTGAAGCAAAGGGGGGGCGTGGCATGACAGTTTTCTGTCATGCGGCTGATAATCACCACGTTCACTGGAAGGTTTGTGATGGCAGCTCAGACCTCACAGCCTCCACCCAAACATCCACACCTTCATGCTCATGTGCAGCGACAGAAGCGCCCGAGCTTTGGGAAAAGTTTCACACGGAAGTGAGTGAATTTGAtgaggttttgtttttggaaagCTGTGATTAAAGATCAGCGAGAGGAAAACTGgagaaaaatatgcaaaaaaaaaaaaaatacaagaagaagagcaggaggGCACGACCTTTGACCCACCTTTCACCTCAAAGCATTTAAAAAGGACGATCAACACCGATGTCCAATCAAACTTTATTCGTCCTCGTAAACAGAGTTTGGGTCCCGGCGTCCCGTCCTGCTCTTCCTCCATCTGATCCTCACTGTGCTCTCAGATGCTGCCTCTGCTTCCTGGCTTTCGGAGTCAGAGCGACCCAGCACCTCTGGGTCACCTGGACTGGTCCAGGTGTGCTGTGATGGGCTGAACCGCTCTCTGCTGTGGCGGCAGCGTCAGCAGACCCGGGACTTGGAGGTGTGGCGATCCCTCGGACCGCGGCGGGGTTTCACCTGCACTGCTGCCGTTCCAAAAGCCTCGACGCTCCCAAATGTTTGTGAGAAATAAATGAGATCCTCCCGTTAGacaaacagctgtttgtttacTTTGAATGGCAGCGTGCAATTGGTTTCCTGCTGTCGGGGAGGATGTCCTGAAGTCTCCAAACACGTCCTTTGAAGCAGTCTTTCTCTGTGATCGCCTTCAGAATCGCCTGTACGGACTCTGAGGACTCCATAAAGTTCAGAGGAAACGCAGGAACAGTTCGATGCACTTCTGCTTTATGTTCCCGACTTCCTTTAACTTCCTGCTCACGCCAGGGTCGAATGTTCGAAGCCGTTCTGTTCATCCTCCTCGATACCTTCTGCTCCTTTGAAACGACCTCTGGCGACCTTGTTATTATTCGTCTTTTGTTGGATTTCTTAAGGAATAAGTTCATAAAACCTTTGAGATGGTCTGATGAAATCAtcgcatcacttcctgtttctcagaGAGGATGTTTCTGaatcacacacaacaaaaagcaAATGACAATCTGCAGAAAGGTGGAATTTGCTCTCTGTTTGGTTTCCATTCCTGCTGTCGGCACAGCCGGACAGATCGGGAGAATGATCCCAGTGTTTTAGCCATACACCGCCGCCGCCGCCTCCTTCTCCGCTCGTTGTTAACGTCTCCACGGTCGAGTACATAGCAGATGCGTTTCTATCCAGTTTCTATTTTTTAGTATGACGTGATTCTTCTTCTGATTTCTATATTTTgtagtgtgattaaagtggtctTTTTATATTCCAGCAGTTTCTACCACACATTCCAAACGTGCACGTCAGCAGACGGGCCCCGGCCGGCGCCGCCGCGGATGCTGAGCTCATCTTAGCTGTCctccacagctgctctgtttttaAAGGTCGTGTTGAGACAGAGGTGGTCAGTGTGTCACAAAGATCACGGCGTCTCGTCGACCTCTCGGGCCTCAGAGACTCTGGAGGTGGAGTCGATCAGTTTACGTCACATTTAGCGCCTTCTGTCTTCATGTCCACCTGTTTTAACTCCTTAAAAGGAAAAACCATCAGTCGCAGCCTGCTGTGATGACGGTGAGTCAGCATGGAGAGCCCACCTGTGTCCACAGGTAACAGAAGCCTCCTGTCAGCCCCTCTGAAGGATGTTGAGGGGTCATCTTaaggttcagggtcagggtctTCCTGCTGCTGTCACCTTTAGATCACTCAAAGGAGGTGCCAACCGCTCTTAGCACGGAGGAAGACGtggcgaggaggaggagagctcGACCCACAGTCTGAGCGGTTTCCTCTGAATCGTCTGCCTCAGACGATCGGTCCTCAGGGACGAATTTAAAGGGGCGTGACCTCACGATGGGATCGTGCTCCCGGTCGTTCCTCACCCTCAGAAGCGAGGGTCAGCAGTCTGTGTAGAAGCAGGAACCACGACTCCAGCTGGTTCCTCTCAGTTTGTTTCCTTTTGGCTCAAAGACTCGAGTTTGATGAAGCGTGGAAACGCGCGCTTCACTCATTAAATCTGGCTGTCATGGCGGCAGGTTTCTAACAGATGCAGACATGAACATCAAAGTGCAGGATGTATTGTTTGTGTCTTGAATCACATGTTGCTGTGGAGGACGGCGTCTGTAGTCGCGATGCCAGTCAGGTCCCATCGAATCAGAATCTAAGCTCAAAACACgtctttaagaaaaaaagaaagaaggcagACGGCGTTATGGagcgtttttatttttctatctgTACGGCTTCTGTCAGAATATAAAGACGGCGTCCGGGCCGCTCGGTTTCCTGGTTTTCAGTTAGtgcttttctctttccttcCCGTCTTTGGCTGACTTCTTTGTGCCGGACTCGTGACTGTCTCGACGTCCTCTGCCGGGCCTTCGTACCTTCAGTAATACCAATGTGAAACCTGTAACTCTCCTCATGGTTCGACTCAGTGGAAGTGTGATGTTTACATGTAcagatttttgctatttttcttttctggttctttctgttttcatcttCATGCCTCTCTTTTCCACTCCTGAGTTCCTCTCGCTCCTTCCTCACACAGGGAAATGGGGCTGAGACTAAATATGATTATCCACCTTTCACACTCTGCCCTTTCCCACTGTGGAGGCCTGAGAGTGCCAAAAGTACTAATGGCCTTAGCACCTTTAAATGCATCAACTAAGAAATTAATCTGAACTGTAATTCTCctctttatttcctgtttcatgtTGTAAATAAGGAAATAAAGTGcaaaatgaatgcatgaataaatgaatgtaaTTGGCACGCAGGTACCCGTGCAGCAGCCATGTTTGGACCTGACCTAAGGCTCATTTACAGCTCAGGTAAATGATTTGCAGGCCGTTAGTTTTAATTTAAAGCCTGTTTTCAGTTCATCAGTGTTAGTTTTATGGGATTATGACAAATGAGaacattatttatatatttttattttcattatttttagtaGTGCACAGTTTGGTCTAGTTTTTAGAAGACGGCGATTTCCTGCAGGAGAGGTGGTGAGCCTGGCCCAGATGTGGTCCAGATGTTGGCACAGTCACTGAAGCCGGGTCAAAGCCAGACGGGGTAAATCTGTACAAAGGTGAATATGGACAGAAATGTTTGGGTTGATGCATTTAATTTTCTGTTAAAGTGTTGGAGCTGTTCAGTCACTTTGGCAGTTTCAGTCCTCCGTAGGGTCTGGGGGATCGGGTACTTCCTGTTAGCATCATTAGCGTTGAGTTAAATCTGCCACGCTAACGTGCTCGGTGAAGAAAGTCGAGGCGTTCCCGGGCGGCCTTCTGGGTGTGGGAGGGAGGAGTTGTGCGATTGTTCGGCTCTGGAGGGGTGGGTTGCGGTTGACCCCCGACCTCTCGGCTGACTCCACGGCACACAGGATCCCAGCGGGGCCACGGCGACCCTCCGTGATCCGTGGGACACGATTCCTCAGTGAATGAAAAGCCATTTCGGGCCCCGGGCGTCGGGTCTTTAGTCTGTGAGTGTATTTAGCGAAACTTAAACTGCGGACGGCGAAAC
This region of Maylandia zebra isolate NMK-2024a linkage group LG20, Mzebra_GT3a, whole genome shotgun sequence genomic DNA includes:
- the LOC101475413 gene encoding nucleolar protein 4-like isoform X3, with amino-acid sequence MAARRRRLLLNKVIGNRKPSTDDSSSESGSGNGLPALTPPSSAVTDGAVVRETEVVNGNGGPAPLDFSRPTSSSSSSEDQQPINLSDPPPQRLPLPTSHLPITVSAAAAALLGALHPSAPEELRRKYPLAAKPPLAPHPALPLPLPHTHAPHNAHAPNTQSHTHATELRLDRDGREYGGKSPQYSSGGSYDSMKMDLSAEDLTVGRHGSQGAPDDDDDDHDDHDDNDKMNDTEGVDPERLKAFNMFVRLFVDENLDRMVPISKQPKEKIQAIIESCSRQFPEFQERARKRIRTYLKSCRRMKKNGMETRPTPPHLTSAMAENILAAACESESRNAAKRMRLEAYHDEQITLDKPSGVGGVLREPASLAHSAYSLAASAFSSQESQLYINGAGLSYGYRGYPGLSATMQHPVSLTTGAAAAAAAVAGQTNGPTDLSMKSHSSTNVSNSSSSVAANSLGGRGSGGGGGGGASTQLSQPEITAVRQLIAGYRESAAFLLRSADELENLILQQN
- the LOC101475413 gene encoding nucleolar protein 4-like isoform X2, giving the protein MSEPTWLAADLGAASDLSPSSHGERMRHSPQNAHSKEDDDDSSSESGSGNGLPALTPPSSAVTDGAVVRETEVVNGNGGPAPLDFSRPTSSSSSSEDQQPINLSDPPPQRLPLPTSHLPITVSAAAAALLGALHPSAPEELRRKYPLAAKPPLAPHPALPLPLPHTHAPHNAHAPNTQSHTHATELRLDRDGREYGGKSPQYSSGGSYDSMKMDLSAEDLTVGRHGSQGAPDDDDDDHDDHDDNDKMNDTEGVDPERLKAFNMFVRLFVDENLDRMVPISKQPKEKIQAIIESCSRQFPEFQERARKRIRTYLKSCRRMKKNGMETRPTPPHLTSAMAENILAAACESESRNAAKRMRLEAYHDEQITLDKPSGVGGVLREPASLAHSAYSLAASAFSSQESQLYINGAGLSYGYRGYPGLSATMQHPVSLTTGAAAAAAAVAGQTNGPTDLSMKSHSSTNVSNSSSSVAANSLGGRGSGGGGGGGASTQLSQPEITAVRQLIAGYRESAAFLLRSADELENLILQQN